Proteins encoded within one genomic window of Couchioplanes caeruleus:
- a CDS encoding amidase: MASVAPDGLTAQAHALAEGAVTSRSLVERALRRIEATHGTLNAFRRVRGEAALAEADAADRRLAAGVRLPLLGVPVAVKDDIDVAGDPTAFGCDGEFPPQQVDAEAVRRLRAAGAIVLGKTNTCELGQWPFTEGPAFGATRNPWAPDRTPGGSSGGAAAAVAAGLVPAALGSDGAGSVRIPAAWTHLVGIKPQRGRVSTWPHPEAFHGLTGYGPLARTVADAALLLDAAAGSHAGDLHRPPPVQVLPAVRRDPGRLRIALSFRSAFAGGISRPVDPAVRRAVTDLAATLARLGHDIVEEDPRYGLIGLAFVPRAAAGVRDWTRRVPDRAVLDPRTRHTARQGRLLGGAALRLSWAADARLRRRIGAVFTRCDVVLTPTTAVPPPKIGAWAAMSGWGTDRAMIAACPYAWPWNVLGWPGVNVPAGFTPDGLPVGAQLLGPAYSEPLLVSLAAQVEDDQRWARHWPAGAFGGSDELIGEVTE; this comes from the coding sequence ATGGCCAGTGTGGCTCCCGACGGCCTCACCGCTCAGGCGCACGCCCTCGCCGAGGGCGCCGTCACGTCGCGGTCGCTCGTCGAGCGGGCGCTGCGGCGCATCGAGGCGACCCACGGGACGCTCAACGCCTTCCGCCGGGTACGGGGCGAGGCCGCGCTCGCCGAGGCCGACGCGGCCGACCGCCGGCTCGCCGCCGGCGTACGGCTGCCGCTGCTCGGCGTTCCGGTGGCGGTCAAGGACGACATCGACGTGGCCGGAGACCCGACGGCGTTCGGCTGCGACGGCGAGTTTCCGCCACAGCAGGTCGACGCCGAGGCGGTACGCCGGTTGCGCGCCGCCGGCGCCATCGTGCTGGGCAAGACCAACACCTGTGAGCTGGGCCAGTGGCCCTTCACCGAGGGACCGGCCTTCGGCGCCACCCGCAACCCGTGGGCGCCGGACCGTACGCCCGGCGGTTCCTCCGGCGGCGCGGCGGCCGCCGTCGCCGCCGGTCTGGTGCCGGCGGCCCTCGGCTCGGACGGCGCGGGCTCGGTGCGCATCCCGGCCGCCTGGACCCACCTGGTCGGCATCAAGCCGCAACGCGGGCGCGTCTCCACCTGGCCGCACCCGGAGGCCTTCCACGGCCTGACCGGCTACGGGCCGCTGGCCCGTACCGTCGCCGACGCGGCGCTGCTGCTCGACGCCGCCGCCGGCAGCCACGCCGGCGACCTGCACCGGCCGCCGCCGGTGCAGGTCCTGCCGGCCGTGCGGCGCGATCCGGGCCGCCTGCGCATCGCGTTGTCGTTCCGCAGCGCCTTCGCCGGCGGCATATCCCGGCCGGTGGACCCGGCCGTGCGCCGCGCCGTCACCGACCTGGCGGCGACCCTGGCCCGGCTCGGGCACGACATCGTCGAGGAGGATCCGCGCTACGGGCTGATCGGCCTCGCCTTCGTCCCCCGGGCGGCCGCCGGCGTCCGGGACTGGACCCGGCGGGTGCCGGACCGGGCGGTCCTGGATCCCCGGACCCGGCACACCGCCCGCCAGGGACGGCTGCTGGGCGGGGCCGCGCTGCGCCTGTCCTGGGCCGCCGACGCCCGCCTGCGCCGTCGCATCGGGGCCGTCTTCACCCGGTGCGACGTGGTGCTGACGCCGACCACGGCCGTCCCGCCGCCGAAGATCGGCGCCTGGGCCGCGATGTCCGGCTGGGGCACGGACCGGGCGATGATCGCCGCGTGCCCGTACGCCTGGCCGTGGAACGTCCTCGGCTGGCCCGGGGTGAACGTGCCGGCCGGCTTCACCCCGGACGGGCTGCCGGTCGGCGCCCAGTTGCTGGGTCCGGCGTACAGCGAGCCGCTGCTGGTCTCGCTCGCCGCCCAGGTGGAGGATGACCAACGGTGGGCGCGGCACTGGCCGGCCGGCGCGTTCGGCGGCTCGGACGAGCTGATCGGCGAGGTCACCGAGTAG
- a CDS encoding LuxR C-terminal-related transcriptional regulator, producing the protein MSRRSSVAVMLTAQIAAVAGLSAGVAERAEALLEPLRGVMSFDAACVTLLEADRRRQPPLICHGYPSAVVEHLHSADFLLSVERLGLDRSDRPMRVMDLPVPPLELPGWATYMAPAGFGEGIGIPLRTSDGRYLGILATHTRSRTPVDDETRNLLARIAPVIAHAIDPLRTITALAALITDAIAGVMLTRSGATAPVPGLPGHGLLTPGSSVLAEAAACYADGDSRATFLTPTRYPDPPGYLRVIMLACPDQPPYDLDAVVMLRPPGNLHRLSHQEMSVLGMLVAGWSEPHSAARLHISTRALRSALEHARTKLGAPSNAAAVVRAADRGLYLPPGLLA; encoded by the coding sequence ATGTCCAGAAGATCGTCCGTTGCCGTCATGCTCACCGCCCAGATCGCGGCCGTCGCCGGCCTCAGCGCCGGCGTCGCCGAACGCGCTGAGGCGCTGCTCGAACCCCTGCGCGGCGTCATGTCCTTCGACGCGGCCTGCGTCACTCTGCTGGAAGCCGACCGGCGCCGGCAGCCTCCGCTGATCTGTCACGGCTACCCGTCCGCGGTGGTCGAGCACCTGCACAGCGCGGACTTCCTCCTCAGCGTGGAGAGGCTGGGGCTCGACCGCAGCGACAGACCGATGCGTGTCATGGACCTTCCGGTGCCGCCCCTCGAGCTGCCCGGCTGGGCCACCTACATGGCCCCCGCCGGATTCGGCGAGGGCATCGGCATTCCCCTGCGCACCAGCGACGGCCGCTACCTCGGCATACTCGCCACCCATACCCGGAGCCGGACCCCGGTCGACGACGAAACCCGCAACCTGCTCGCCAGGATCGCCCCCGTGATCGCGCATGCGATCGACCCGTTGCGCACCATCACCGCGCTGGCCGCCCTGATCACCGACGCCATCGCCGGCGTCATGCTCACCCGCAGCGGCGCCACGGCGCCGGTCCCCGGCCTGCCCGGGCACGGCCTGCTGACCCCCGGCTCATCCGTGCTGGCCGAGGCCGCCGCGTGCTACGCCGACGGAGACAGCCGCGCGACCTTCCTTACTCCCACCCGGTATCCCGACCCGCCCGGCTACCTGCGAGTGATCATGCTGGCCTGCCCCGACCAGCCACCGTACGACCTCGACGCGGTCGTCATGCTGCGCCCGCCCGGGAACCTGCACCGCCTCAGCCACCAGGAGATGTCCGTTCTCGGCATGCTCGTCGCCGGCTGGAGCGAGCCGCACAGCGCCGCACGCCTGCACATCTCCACCCGCGCCCTGCGCTCCGCCCTAGAGCACGCCCGCACCAAACTCGGCGCCCCCAGCAACGCCGCCGCCGTCGTGCGCGCCGCTGACCGGGGTCTCTACCTGCCGCCCGGACTCCTCGCCTGA
- a CDS encoding VIT1/CCC1 transporter family protein has product MHAGEPHDAAVSGRLNWLRAGVLGANDGIVSTAGLVVGVAGATTSTGPILTAGVAGLVAGAVSMALGEYVSVSSQRDTENALLDKERHELAAFPEEEFEELVALYEAKGLSATTARQVARELTDNDAFAAHADIELRLDPDELTNPWQAAGASAIAFTAGSLLPLTAILLPPPGIRAVVTFGVVVAALAATGYLSARLGGARPGRAVLRLVVGGAVAMVATYGIGALVGTTVG; this is encoded by the coding sequence ATGCACGCCGGTGAGCCGCATGACGCCGCCGTGTCCGGGCGCCTGAACTGGCTGCGCGCCGGGGTGCTGGGCGCCAACGACGGGATCGTGTCGACCGCCGGCCTGGTGGTCGGCGTGGCCGGGGCCACCACCTCGACCGGGCCGATCCTGACCGCCGGGGTCGCGGGCCTGGTCGCGGGCGCGGTGTCGATGGCGCTGGGCGAGTACGTGTCGGTCAGCAGCCAGCGCGACACCGAAAACGCCCTGCTGGACAAGGAGCGCCATGAACTCGCCGCGTTCCCCGAGGAGGAGTTCGAGGAACTGGTCGCGCTCTACGAGGCGAAGGGGCTCAGCGCGACGACCGCCCGGCAGGTGGCCCGGGAGCTGACCGACAATGACGCGTTCGCCGCGCACGCCGACATCGAACTGCGCCTCGATCCGGACGAACTGACCAACCCGTGGCAGGCGGCCGGCGCCTCCGCGATCGCATTCACGGCGGGTTCTCTGCTGCCGCTGACCGCGATCCTGCTGCCGCCCCCCGGGATCCGGGCCGTCGTCACGTTCGGCGTGGTCGTCGCCGCGCTCGCCGCCACCGGCTACCTCAGTGCCCGGCTCGGCGGCGCGCGGCCGGGCCGGGCGGTGCTGCGGCTGGTGGTGGGCGGTGCGGTGGCGATGGTCGCCACGTACGGCATCGGCGCGCTCGTCGGCACGACCGTCGGCTGA
- a CDS encoding protein kinase domain-containing protein, with amino-acid sequence MSSPENVHEPLAGSVLVAGRYRLIERIGSGGMGVVWLAHDEVLQRRVAVKELRHSWGSSDRSVAAGRERSLREARAAAALRHPHIVAVYDIAAQDGQPWIVMEFVPGRSLKEIVAEDGPMPVERAVDIGLQLLSALRAAHAVGITHRDVKPANVLISADGAVRLTDFGLATLPDAETLTETGAIIGTPGYLAPEQAKGLPPGPPADVFGLGATLYYAIEGVGPFQREAYLPTLVAYARHDIRAPRRAEALAPTLLRLLAADPVKRPTAEQARKLLLGGAVRRPILSRRRLIATGVLTGAAIAAGAAGRWWRPEWPSRAGAASPSPPPSPSGVGAVVWQRDDLYNPVEVGSLLIGAAADGARAVDAATGEVRWLWRSDDAQYVYYAGDRLVFVGGRDGGRALDVATGRDRGARGQGFASAVDGLVLTGEKPRTLIAYDVVTGRRLWQVAGRGEFDGQIHLSPSGVLCAAVSSATTDGPSYLYGIEPRTGDLAWRTLMTEKGAVLGPWDAGKDLYAVTIDKDTWKLSRHDAASGERRWEVSLVDVKKEASAWIDVSQVVTLGALTVTSLTDRRISLTYSGVIAVENGVARWRRPLLSPTVLATTDGRLFAATYDSVLHELDPATGQTVWSTATPGPVDYLLEGAGMLLACIGEGVTAYPLTR; translated from the coding sequence ATGTCGAGCCCCGAGAACGTTCACGAGCCCCTGGCGGGTTCCGTGCTCGTGGCCGGCCGCTACCGCCTCATCGAGCGCATCGGCTCCGGCGGCATGGGCGTGGTGTGGCTCGCCCACGACGAGGTGCTCCAGCGCCGCGTCGCGGTGAAGGAGTTGCGCCACAGTTGGGGAAGCTCCGACCGGTCGGTCGCCGCAGGGCGGGAGCGGAGCCTGCGGGAGGCGCGGGCCGCGGCGGCCCTGCGTCATCCCCACATCGTCGCGGTCTACGACATCGCCGCGCAGGACGGCCAGCCGTGGATCGTGATGGAGTTCGTGCCCGGCCGGTCGCTGAAGGAGATCGTGGCCGAGGACGGCCCGATGCCGGTCGAGCGGGCGGTCGACATCGGGTTGCAACTGCTGTCGGCGCTGCGCGCCGCCCACGCCGTCGGAATCACGCATCGTGATGTCAAACCGGCGAATGTGCTCATCTCCGCCGACGGGGCCGTGCGGCTGACCGATTTCGGGCTGGCCACCCTGCCGGACGCCGAGACGCTGACCGAGACCGGGGCGATCATCGGCACCCCCGGTTACCTCGCGCCCGAACAGGCCAAGGGGCTTCCCCCGGGGCCGCCCGCGGACGTGTTCGGGCTGGGCGCCACGCTGTACTACGCGATCGAGGGGGTGGGGCCGTTCCAGCGGGAGGCCTACCTGCCGACGCTGGTGGCGTACGCGCGGCACGACATCCGTGCACCGCGGCGTGCGGAGGCGCTGGCGCCGACCCTGCTGCGTCTGCTCGCCGCCGATCCGGTGAAGCGGCCGACCGCCGAGCAGGCGCGCAAGCTGCTGCTCGGCGGCGCCGTGCGGCGCCCGATTCTGAGCCGTCGCCGGCTGATCGCCACCGGCGTGCTGACCGGGGCCGCGATCGCCGCCGGAGCGGCCGGGAGGTGGTGGCGCCCCGAGTGGCCGTCGCGCGCCGGGGCGGCGTCGCCGAGCCCGCCGCCGAGCCCGTCGGGTGTCGGTGCGGTCGTGTGGCAGCGCGACGACCTCTACAACCCGGTCGAGGTGGGATCCCTGCTGATCGGCGCGGCCGCCGACGGCGCCCGGGCCGTCGACGCCGCGACCGGCGAAGTCCGCTGGCTCTGGCGCTCCGACGACGCCCAGTACGTCTACTACGCCGGCGACCGGCTGGTCTTCGTCGGCGGCCGGGACGGCGGCCGGGCCCTCGACGTCGCGACCGGCCGTGATCGCGGTGCCCGGGGGCAGGGCTTCGCCTCCGCGGTGGACGGCCTCGTCCTGACCGGCGAGAAGCCCAGGACACTGATCGCGTACGACGTCGTCACGGGCCGCAGGCTCTGGCAGGTGGCCGGCCGCGGCGAGTTCGACGGGCAGATTCACCTCAGCCCGAGCGGCGTGCTCTGCGCCGCGGTCAGCAGCGCCACCACGGACGGGCCGTCCTACCTGTACGGGATCGAACCCCGGACCGGGGACCTGGCCTGGCGGACCCTGATGACCGAGAAGGGCGCGGTGCTGGGGCCCTGGGACGCGGGCAAGGATCTGTATGCGGTCACGATCGACAAGGACACCTGGAAGCTGTCGCGCCACGACGCCGCCAGCGGAGAACGGCGCTGGGAGGTGTCCCTGGTCGACGTCAAGAAGGAGGCCTCGGCCTGGATCGACGTCTCGCAGGTCGTGACGCTCGGCGCCCTCACCGTGACCAGCCTGACGGACAGACGGATCTCCCTGACCTACTCCGGCGTCATCGCGGTGGAGAACGGGGTCGCACGCTGGCGCCGCCCGCTCCTCAGTCCCACCGTCCTGGCGACCACCGACGGACGGCTCTTCGCCGCGACGTACGACTCCGTCCTGCACGAACTCGACCCGGCGACCGGGCAGACGGTCTGGTCGACCGCCACGCCCGGTCCCGTCGACTACCTGCTCGAAGGAGCGGGGATGCTCCTCGCGTGCATCGGCGAGGGAGTCACGGCCTACCCGCTGACGCGCTGA
- a CDS encoding DUF6745 domain-containing protein, translated as MTATARRRGAAALLDHWHRADGVRREWLDVGLGTASADRATAERILSRLYRRLGREGPRFVWVDSPAAALPHTTGIPGHDDLHAWLRPSPPPGRPPVAVDIAASWSRLLAALDEAAGHPDLEAPRQVRKGDKPPPELPPVAALEAGVPLRVVLRRGVRDALRTALMEDVALPVRAALAPPSRLPVCWYGQQDASWIAHHDALRRLGLSQPAPRDAAHLDDWATLARASGWWWPGEEVCVVVERPARIGAGVVVYRDGSRLPAQRVSG; from the coding sequence TTGACCGCCACCGCGCGGCGCAGGGGCGCCGCCGCACTCCTCGATCACTGGCACCGGGCCGACGGCGTACGCCGGGAATGGCTCGACGTGGGCCTCGGCACCGCATCCGCCGACCGCGCCACCGCCGAACGGATTCTGAGCCGCCTCTATCGGCGGCTGGGCCGCGAAGGGCCGCGGTTCGTCTGGGTGGATTCCCCGGCCGCCGCGCTGCCGCACACCACGGGCATCCCCGGTCACGACGACCTGCACGCGTGGCTGCGCCCGTCGCCGCCGCCGGGCCGGCCGCCCGTCGCCGTGGACATCGCCGCGAGCTGGTCGCGCCTGCTGGCCGCGCTCGACGAGGCGGCCGGCCACCCGGATCTCGAAGCGCCGCGGCAGGTCCGCAAGGGCGACAAGCCGCCGCCGGAGCTGCCACCCGTGGCGGCCCTGGAGGCCGGCGTGCCGCTCCGCGTGGTGCTGCGTCGAGGCGTGCGCGACGCGTTGCGGACGGCGCTGATGGAGGACGTCGCACTGCCGGTGCGGGCCGCACTCGCGCCACCCTCCCGATTGCCGGTCTGCTGGTACGGCCAGCAGGACGCGTCCTGGATCGCCCACCACGACGCCCTGCGCCGGCTGGGCCTGTCCCAGCCCGCACCGCGCGACGCCGCGCACCTCGACGACTGGGCCACCCTCGCCCGCGCGAGCGGCTGGTGGTGGCCCGGTGAGGAGGTCTGCGTGGTCGTGGAGCGCCCGGCCCGCATCGGTGCGGGCGTCGTGGTGTACCGCGACGGCAGCCGGCTGCCCGCTCAGCGCGTCAGCGGGTAG
- a CDS encoding PP2C family protein-serine/threonine phosphatase: MSSPGAMRDDERLRRVEAVTDATLSRLDASDMLDELLERVRDLLGTDTATILMLDPHARQLVATAAKGLEDEVRYGVRIPVGGGFAGRVAATRQPVVLSDVTPDSVLNPILLEQGIRSLLGVPIFAAGEVIGVLHVGTYTPRQFASEDIQLLQLAADRAGTAGQIRARKLEQTAALALQRSLLPAQLPELAGLATAARYVPGHEFGIGGDWYDMFTLPSGWTGVVIGDVSGHGLASAVVMGRIRSALRAYALVADDPGQVLSMLDRKVRHFEAGNLTTALYAMISPDRATIYLSSAGHLAPVLAVPGRATAPVEAPVDTPLGAGRLDGVRRTTVVDFPAGALLLLYTDGLVERRDQVIDIGIKALAGIVEPADPDDLCNRIISRLGIERPIDDVAILAIRRNAVAGGAASRHPGPHDHH; the protein is encoded by the coding sequence GTGAGTTCCCCGGGCGCGATGCGCGACGACGAGCGGCTGCGCCGCGTCGAGGCCGTGACGGACGCGACGCTGTCCCGGCTCGACGCCTCCGACATGCTCGACGAGCTGCTGGAACGCGTGCGCGACCTGCTCGGCACCGACACCGCTACCATCCTCATGCTCGACCCGCATGCCCGCCAGCTCGTCGCGACCGCCGCCAAGGGCCTCGAGGACGAGGTCCGGTACGGCGTACGCATCCCGGTCGGCGGCGGGTTCGCCGGCCGGGTCGCCGCCACCCGCCAGCCGGTAGTCCTGTCCGACGTGACTCCCGACAGCGTGCTCAATCCCATCCTTCTGGAGCAGGGCATCCGGTCTCTGCTCGGCGTGCCGATCTTCGCCGCCGGGGAGGTCATCGGCGTGCTGCACGTCGGCACGTACACGCCCCGGCAGTTCGCCAGCGAGGACATCCAGTTGCTGCAGCTCGCCGCCGACCGGGCCGGCACGGCCGGGCAGATCCGCGCCCGCAAACTCGAACAGACGGCGGCGCTCGCCCTGCAGCGCAGCCTGCTGCCCGCCCAGCTTCCCGAGCTGGCCGGCCTGGCCACCGCCGCCCGCTACGTGCCCGGCCACGAGTTCGGCATCGGCGGTGACTGGTACGACATGTTCACCCTCCCGTCGGGCTGGACCGGCGTCGTCATCGGCGACGTGTCCGGCCACGGGCTCGCCTCGGCCGTCGTCATGGGCCGCATCCGCAGCGCCCTGCGCGCGTACGCCCTCGTCGCCGACGACCCCGGGCAGGTCCTCTCCATGCTCGACCGCAAGGTGCGCCACTTCGAGGCCGGCAACCTCACCACCGCCCTGTACGCGATGATCTCCCCGGACCGGGCCACCATCTACCTGTCCAGCGCCGGGCATCTTGCTCCCGTGCTCGCGGTGCCCGGCCGCGCCACCGCACCGGTCGAGGCACCGGTCGACACGCCGCTGGGCGCCGGCCGCCTCGACGGCGTGCGCCGGACCACCGTCGTCGACTTTCCCGCGGGCGCCCTGCTGCTGCTCTACACCGACGGCCTCGTCGAGCGCCGCGACCAGGTCATCGACATCGGCATCAAGGCCCTCGCCGGCATCGTCGAGCCCGCCGACCCCGACGACCTCTGCAACCGCATCATCAGCCGCCTCGGCATCGAACGACCCATCGACGACGTCGCCATCCTGGCCATCCGTCGAAACGCGGTTGCGGGCGGAGCGGCCTCCCGTCATCCTGGTCCACATGATCATCACTGA
- a CDS encoding three-helix bundle dimerization domain-containing protein, with amino-acid sequence MSSSNEAADPPVDAERMAVEQLIETLRQHFPGSGATTVADYVYEIYRRYDGAPIRDFVPLLVEREVRRGLTAITDGGGPHVPAQR; translated from the coding sequence ATGAGCAGCAGTAATGAAGCGGCAGACCCCCCTGTGGACGCCGAAAGAATGGCGGTGGAACAGCTCATCGAAACGCTGCGGCAACATTTTCCCGGATCGGGAGCGACGACCGTCGCGGACTACGTCTACGAGATCTACCGTCGCTATGACGGCGCGCCGATCCGCGACTTCGTGCCCCTGCTCGTCGAACGCGAGGTGCGCAGGGGCCTCACCGCGATCACCGACGGCGGCGGGCCTCATGTGCCCGCTCAGCGCTGA
- a CDS encoding urease subunit gamma, whose protein sequence is MFLSQHEQERLLIHVAADVARRRRERGLRLNHPEATAVITAFLLEGARDGRTVAELMDAGRRVLTRDDVMEGVPEMLAEVQVEATFPDGTKLVTVHGPIS, encoded by the coding sequence TTGTTCCTCAGCCAGCACGAGCAGGAACGCCTGCTCATCCACGTCGCGGCCGATGTCGCCCGACGCCGGCGGGAGCGCGGGCTGCGCCTGAACCATCCGGAGGCGACGGCCGTCATCACCGCGTTCCTGCTGGAGGGGGCGCGCGACGGGCGCACGGTGGCCGAGCTGATGGACGCCGGACGGCGGGTGCTCACCCGCGACGACGTCATGGAGGGCGTGCCCGAGATGCTCGCCGAGGTGCAGGTCGAGGCCACCTTCCCGGACGGCACCAAGCTGGTCACCGTGCACGGGCCGATCTCGTGA
- a CDS encoding urease subunit beta: MIPGEILAGDGDITINPDRPVRHLTVRNTGDRPVQVGSHYHFAESNAALDFDRDAAWGHRLAVPAGTSVRFEPGMPRDVTLVPLAGRRIVPGLRGLAGGPLDPSPRDDIEPAGALDEDLPENGNARASARTEEHGNGRPAGHTAEHGNLPENGSAR; the protein is encoded by the coding sequence GTGATCCCCGGCGAGATCCTCGCCGGCGACGGCGACATCACCATCAACCCGGACCGGCCGGTGCGGCATCTCACCGTGCGCAACACCGGCGACCGACCGGTGCAGGTCGGCTCGCACTACCACTTCGCCGAGTCCAACGCGGCGCTCGACTTCGACCGCGACGCCGCGTGGGGGCACCGGCTCGCCGTGCCCGCCGGGACGTCGGTGCGCTTCGAGCCCGGCATGCCGCGCGACGTCACGCTGGTGCCGCTCGCCGGCCGGCGGATCGTGCCCGGCCTGCGCGGCCTGGCCGGCGGCCCGCTGGACCCGTCTCCCCGCGACGACATCGAGCCCGCCGGCGCCCTCGACGAGGACCTGCCCGAGAACGGGAACGCCCGTGCCTCCGCACGCACGGAGGAGCACGGGAACGGCCGCCCGGCCGGACACACGGCCGAGCACGGAAACCTGCCCGAGAACGGCAGCGCCCGGTGA
- a CDS encoding urease subunit alpha encodes MTGLDRGRYAALYGPTAGDRIRLADTNLLIEVEQDRSAGPAPGDEVVFGGGKVIRESMGQSRATRAEGTPDTVITGAVVLDHWGVIKADVGIRDGRIAALGKAGNPDTMDGVHPDLVIGPGTEIIAGNGKILTAGAIDSHVHLISPTVLDTALAAGTTTIIGGGTGPAEGTKATTVTPNGWHLARMLEALDQWPVNVLLLGKGNTMSEESLWEQLRGGAGGFKLHEDWGTTPAVIDAALRVADASGVQVAIHTDTLNEAGFVEETLRAIAGRSIHAYHTEGAGGGHAPDIITVAAHPNVLPSSTNPTRPYTRNTLSEHLDMLMVCHHLNPAVPEDLAFAESRIRPSTMAAEDLLHDLGAISMIGSDSQAMGRIGEVVLRTWQTAHVMKARRGALRGDGAADNLRARRYVAKYTINPAVTHGIADQVGSVEPGKLADLVLWDPAFFGVRPALVIKGGMIAYAQMGDANASIPTPQPVLPRPMFGAYGVVPAVTSLAFVAPAAVDALLADRIGLKRALAPVADTRSVGKADLPLNDATPRIEVEPDTFTVRIDGEVVEPEPVTELPMAQRYHLF; translated from the coding sequence GTGACCGGCCTGGACCGCGGCCGCTATGCCGCCCTGTACGGTCCCACCGCGGGCGACCGGATCCGGCTCGCCGACACCAACCTGCTGATCGAGGTCGAGCAGGACCGCAGCGCCGGCCCGGCCCCCGGCGACGAGGTGGTGTTCGGCGGCGGCAAGGTCATCCGCGAGTCGATGGGCCAGTCCCGGGCCACCCGCGCCGAGGGCACCCCGGACACGGTGATCACCGGCGCCGTCGTGCTCGACCACTGGGGCGTGATCAAGGCCGACGTCGGCATCCGCGACGGCCGGATCGCCGCCCTCGGCAAGGCCGGCAACCCCGACACCATGGACGGCGTGCACCCCGATCTCGTGATCGGGCCCGGCACCGAGATCATCGCGGGCAACGGCAAGATTCTCACGGCCGGGGCGATCGACAGCCACGTGCATCTGATCAGCCCCACCGTCCTGGACACCGCCCTGGCCGCCGGCACCACCACGATCATCGGCGGCGGCACCGGGCCGGCCGAGGGCACCAAGGCCACCACGGTCACGCCGAACGGCTGGCATCTGGCCCGGATGCTCGAGGCCCTCGACCAGTGGCCGGTCAACGTGCTGCTGCTCGGCAAGGGCAACACGATGAGCGAGGAGTCGCTCTGGGAACAGCTCCGCGGCGGCGCCGGCGGCTTCAAGCTGCACGAGGACTGGGGCACCACCCCGGCCGTCATCGACGCGGCGCTGCGGGTGGCCGACGCGTCCGGGGTCCAGGTGGCGATCCACACCGACACGCTCAACGAGGCCGGATTCGTCGAGGAGACCCTGCGGGCCATCGCCGGGCGGTCGATCCACGCGTACCACACCGAGGGGGCGGGCGGCGGGCACGCGCCGGACATCATCACCGTCGCCGCGCACCCCAACGTGCTGCCGTCGTCGACCAACCCGACCCGCCCGTACACGCGCAACACCCTCAGCGAGCACCTCGACATGCTGATGGTCTGCCACCACCTCAACCCGGCGGTGCCCGAGGACCTGGCCTTCGCCGAGAGCCGCATCCGGCCGTCGACGATGGCCGCCGAGGACCTGCTGCACGACCTCGGCGCGATCTCCATGATCGGTTCCGACTCCCAGGCCATGGGCCGCATCGGCGAGGTCGTTCTGCGGACCTGGCAGACCGCGCACGTGATGAAGGCGCGGCGGGGTGCGCTGCGCGGCGACGGCGCCGCGGACAACCTGCGCGCCCGACGCTACGTGGCCAAGTACACGATCAACCCCGCGGTCACGCACGGCATCGCCGACCAGGTCGGCTCGGTCGAGCCCGGCAAGCTCGCCGACCTCGTGCTCTGGGACCCGGCGTTCTTCGGCGTACGGCCGGCGCTGGTGATCAAGGGCGGCATGATCGCGTACGCGCAGATGGGCGACGCCAACGCCTCGATACCGACGCCCCAGCCGGTGTTGCCGCGCCCGATGTTCGGCGCGTACGGGGTGGTGCCCGCGGTGACCTCGCTGGCCTTCGTCGCCCCGGCCGCGGTCGACGCGCTGCTCGCCGACCGGATCGGCCTCAAGCGGGCCCTCGCGCCCGTGGCGGACACCCGCTCGGTGGGCAAGGCGGACCTCCCGCTCAACGACGCGACGCCGCGCATCGAGGTGGAACCGGACACGTTCACGGTCCGCATCGACGGGGAGGTCGTCGAGCCGGAGCCGGTCACCGAGCTGCCCATGGCCCAGCGCTACCACCTGTTCTGA
- a CDS encoding urease accessory protein UreF: MGLATLLLLADGRLPCGGHAHSGGLEAAVSAGRVRDVGDLDGFLRGRLLTSGLVAAAFAAAACARPSRWGELDDGLDARTPSPALRRASRAQGRALLRAGRAMWTLPPIGREPHHPVALGVLAAAAGSSPAEVAAAAAHGSVTGPASAAVRLLGLDPYAVHGLLARLAPACDRIAADAAARTDDPAAALPAAGAPLLDIGAELHATWEVRLFAS; this comes from the coding sequence ATGGGCCTGGCCACCCTCCTCCTGCTCGCGGACGGGCGGCTGCCCTGCGGCGGGCACGCGCACTCCGGTGGCCTGGAAGCCGCGGTCTCCGCCGGACGGGTGCGCGACGTCGGGGATCTGGACGGTTTCCTGCGAGGACGCCTGCTCACCTCCGGGCTGGTGGCCGCCGCTTTCGCCGCGGCCGCGTGTGCCCGCCCGTCCCGGTGGGGCGAGCTCGACGACGGGCTGGACGCCCGCACCCCGTCGCCGGCTCTGCGCCGAGCCTCGCGGGCCCAGGGCCGCGCGTTGCTCCGCGCCGGGCGGGCGATGTGGACGCTGCCGCCGATCGGCCGCGAGCCGCACCACCCCGTCGCCCTCGGCGTGCTGGCCGCGGCGGCCGGGTCGAGTCCCGCCGAGGTTGCGGCGGCCGCGGCGCACGGCAGCGTCACCGGCCCGGCGAGTGCGGCGGTCCGGCTGCTCGGGCTCGACCCGTACGCGGTGCACGGCCTGCTCGCCCGCCTGGCGCCCGCCTGCGACCGGATCGCGGCCGACGCGGCGGCCCGGACCGACGACCCGGCCGCTGCCCTGCCGGCCGCGGGAGCGCCCCTGCTCGACATCGGCGCCGAACTCCACGCCACCTGGGAGGTGCGTCTCTTTGCATCCTGA